The DNA window GGAAATCTCCTGCGCCGGCGTTCGACCCAGGGCCTTGAGAAACCTCTGATCGAGCGACCTCCGCGACACAAGCACCTCGTGGAGGACGTCGGCGACCTGAATGTTGTCCTGCACGTGCATCGCGATGTAGCGAACGGCCGCCGCGACGTCGGGATCGATGATCGGGGTACGCCGGGTGGATGCCCTTGGCACCACGCCCGCGGGCGGGATAAGGAGCCTGGTTTCTTTCTGCTGTCGGGTTCGCATCATCCGTTCGAGCATGCGGGCCGCTTCGTATCCAATCCGCTGTGTCGAAAGTGCGATGCTGGAAATTGAAGGGTTGGCCAGTTCGCAGAACATCTCGTCGTTCTCCACGCCCAGAATCGCAACCGACTCGGGCACGGCAATTCCCAGCTTCCGGCAGGCGGCGAGCATCTGCACCGCGCGACGGTCGTTGGTGGCAAACACTCCCACCGGCTTCTTCAGTCTGCTCACCCAACGGACGAGTTCGGCACTCGGCTCCTGCGCCTGCTCTGTGGCATTCCCTACAGCGGGCCATAGGAACGATTCGCAGGGGAAACCCGCCGCGACGAGGGTTTGGAGGAATCCCTGCTCACGCAGGCTGGAGTCGTCACGGCCTCGCCAACCCAGGTACCCGTAGTGCGTGAGACCCAGCGATAACAAGTACGCGGCGGCCAGTCGCCCGACGGCCATGTCATCACTTGTTACACGGCGCGTCTCCGATTCGACGCTGGAACTGGAGAAATCCACGACGGGCACATTCGGTCCGAACAGCAGGTCGCTCGACGGAACGCCCTCCAGATGTCCGATCACACCATCCAGGGTCGAGTCGGGGTCGGTCAGCAGTGGCAGTCCTTCGGTCGGCGCGAGAAGCCATTCCCAGCCAGCTTTCGCTCCCACCGCCGCAACACTATGCACGACCTGTCGGCAGAAGATATTCGTCGGCGAGACCACGATCCCGACCCGCTTGGGCGATTCTGCCATAACTGGTGTCCCGTTCATCCCCTTGACGCCGAGCGTGGCGAACAAAAGGGGTCAGATGGAAGTCGCCGTCCGCGAATCGCGGTACCGGGCCGCAAGCATTGTGAAGTGCCTGATCTCCAACACACCATTGGATGCTCGGGGCGCTTGCGTTCCGTGACCTTCCGTCAGGTAGCACCACACGCGACAACTTTGTCTCGAGTTGAACGAACACCGGCCACGGCAACAGAGGGTCCCAGGGGCGTGACACATCTGCCTGTACCTCTTGATCGCCACAAAACTCCGCAATCCATCGTCAGTATTTTGGTGCGATTCGCCACACGAAGCGACGTCAGAGGAAAAGTTTCGGCAAATGTATGCCTGCAGATGGGTGGTTCGCTTCGACCAAACGGCATGCAATCAAGTCCTTGAAGCTGTTGTCGTGCGACCTCGGCATATCCAAGTAATTCCGGAGTAACACCATGTCCTTCCTCAGTGCAGCCGCGGCGATTTATCAATGTCGATCACGCGTTCTTCCCGCCAGGAAACCCAGCAGGCTCATCCGCCGGGTGGCTCGAGAGCAGGTGGAACGGCTCGAAGACCGACGTCTCCTCTCGGCGGCCGCGGTCCTGGGAACGGCCGAATCCTTCGCCGCCCTGGCCGGCGCGTCGGTGACCAACACTGGGCCGACCGTTCTCCAGGGAGATCTGGGCGTGTCGCCGGGCAACGCGATCACGGGCTTCCCGCCGGGCATTGTCAACGCTCCGGGGACGATCCACACCACCGACGCCGTCGCCGCACAGGCCGAGGCCGACGCCTTGACCGCGTACAACAATCTCGCCGGCCTCGCCACCACCGCCACGCTGACCGGGCAGGATCTGGGCGGCATGACCCTGGTGTCCGGCGTATACACCTTCTCGTCGTCGGCGCAGCTCACCGGGACTATCACACTGGATGCCCAGAACAACGCCAACGCCAAGTTCGTTTTCCAGATTGGCAGCACCCTCACCACCGCGTCGGCATCGAAAGTGAACGTCATCAACGCGCCTCCCTGCTTTGATGACGTCTACTGGCAGGTCGGAAGTTCTGCGACGCTCGGCTCGACCACGGAGTTCTACGGGTCCATCATCGCGCTCACCAGCATCACGCTTGTGACCGGTGCCTCGATTGTCCAGGGCAATGCGCTGGCCCTCAACGGTTCGGTCACGCTCGACAACAACACGATCTCGCCCGACCAGTGCGGGACCATCTCCGGTGTTAAGTTCGACGACACCAACGGCGACGGCATCCGGCAGCCCGGCGAGCCGGGGGTCACCGGCGTGACCATCTTCCTCGACAGCAACGGCGACAACCTGCTGAGCAGCGGCGAAGCCAGCACCACCACGATCGCCGGCGGCGCCTACCACTTCGACGATGTCGTCCCCGGCGCCTACTCCGTTCGCGAGGTCGTCCCGCCGGGCTCCATTCGAACCACCGTCAACCCGGCTGCCGTAACCGTTCCGAACCGCAGCGACGCCCCCGGCGGCGACTTCGGCAACTTCCGTCTCGGCCAGATCGGCGGAACCACCTTCGATGACGTCGACGGCGACGGCACCCAGGACGCCGGCGACGCGGGCACACCCGGCGTCACCGTCTACATTGATACCAACGGCAACAACGCACTCGACGGCGGAGAGTCCAGCACCACCAGCGGCCCCGGCGGCACCTACACATTGACCGGCGTCGGACCCGGCCCGATTACCGTGCGCGAAGTCGCCCCCACCGACACCACGCAGACCACCACCAACCCCGCGCCGATCACCACCATCAGCGGCGGATCGGTGCCCGGGATTGACTTCGGCAACACCCCGGTCCCGCCCACCGTTCCACCGGTACCGCCCGCCGTTCCCGGGCAGATCACCGGCATCAAGTTCCGCGATTCCGACGGCGACGGCATCCGCCAGACCGGCGAGCCGGGCCTTCCGGGCGTTGCCCTGTACATCGATACCGATGGCAACGGCGCTTACAACGACTGCGACCCGTGCGTAATCACCGACGCCAACGGGACCTACGTCTTCACCAATGTCGCACCCGGCAGCTACGTGGTTCGCGAACAGGTGCCGGCCGGCTGGGTTCAGACCACGACCAATCCGGGCGCTGTCACGGTGGCCGGCAACGTCGTCAGCGGCGGTAACTTCGGCAACTTTCAACTCGGATGCCTCATCGGCATCAAGTTTCAGGACACCAACGGGAACGGCATTCGCGATTCCGCAGACCCCGCCCTGGCCCGCTTCACCATCTACATCGACGCCAACGGCAACAACACCCTCGACAGCGGCGAACGCAACACCACGACCGACGCCGACGGCACCTTCGCCTTCAGCAATGTCGGCCCGGGCACTTTCCGAATCCGCGAAGTCGTCCCCAGCGGCTGGACGCAGACCACCGCCAACCCCAGCCCGATCGTCATGACCAGCGGGGCCAATGTGACGTCCATCCGGTTCGGCAATCGGCTGACTGCGGTCAAACAGATCAGCGGAGCCAAGTTCCAGGACACCAACGGCGACGGCATCCGCCAGGCCGGCGAACCCGGCGTCGCCAGCGTTACCCTGTACCTTGACGTTAACGGTAACGGCCAGCGCGACAACGGCGAACTGAGCACCCTCACCGATGCCACCGGAGCCTACGGCTTCACGAATGTCACGCCCGGCACCTACAAAGTTCGCGAAGCGGTCCCAGCGGGATGGGTGCAAACCACTGCCAACCCTGCAGCGGTCAACGTCACCGCGACCGGCACCGTGGTCGGCGGGATCTTCGGCGACTTCCAGCTCGGAACGATCGGCGGAACCAAGTTCCAGGACACCAACGGAAACGCCATCCGCGACAGCGGCGAACCAGGGCTCGCCGGCGTCACGATCTTCATCGATTCCAATCTCAATGGTGCACTGAATACCGGCGAACGCTACACCAAGTCGGATGGCAACGGCACGTTCTCCTTCGCCAACGTCGGCCCCGGCCGCTACTCCATTCGTGAGGTCAAGCCCAACGGCTGGACGCAGACCACCGCGAACCCGGCCGCCATCCTGATGACCAGCGGCGCGAGCATCCTCTCGGTCAGGTTTGGCAATAAGCCGGTTGCAGTCCGGCAGGTCAGCGGCATCAAGTTCAATGACTACAACGGCGACGGCATCCGCCAGAGCGGGGAGGCCGGCCTCAGCGGCGTCACCCTGTATCTCGACGCCAACGGGAACAATCTCAAGGACACCGGAGAAATCACCACGCTGACCGATGCCAGCGGCGGCTACGCGTTCGTTAACGTCGCCGCCGGGACGTACAGCGTGCGCGAGGTGGCTCCCACCGGCTGGATTCGCACGACAGCCAACCCGGGCGCGATTGTCGTCGCGCTCGCCGGCGGAACCATTGCCGGCGGAACCTTCGGCAACTTCAAGCTAGGCAGTGTCGCCGGCAAAGTGACGCAAGACATCTGCGACTGCCCCGATGTGCTGCCTTCGGCCTTCGGCGGCGTTACCGTCAAGCTCTACCGCGACGTCAATGGCAACGGCTTGATCGACGCTGCCGACGGCGCGTCAAGCAAGTCGACCGTCAGCGCCGCCAATGGCACGTACTCCTTCGGTAGCCTGACGGCGGGCAAGTACATCGTGAAAGCAACCACCGCCGCCGGCTACACCGCCAGCGGTCCGACGGTGTATGCCATTAACGTCAGCAGCGGCTCGCTGCTGACCAGCCGGAACTTCCTGCAGGCGACCGTTCACTGAACGATCGCGCCGGGTTCGTCGTGAAGGCCGATCGTCCGAGCCGCGCGGGCCGGATGAAGCACGTTCAACCTAGCCTGGCCAAGGCATCGATTGCGAAAGACGGGCCCGGGGTAACGGTCCGCCGTTACCCCTGGTCGCGCTGTAGTCAGGGTTCATCGTCGCCTCCGCGAAAAACGGTCCCTTCGGCTATCCGCGACCCAAGCGGCGAGTAACCCACGGCTGGGTCAGATAAGCGAGGAAATCTGTCCGAGCACGCGAGAGGAAGCGGCCGGATTCTTCACTGGACACGCTCTATCGCGCATCGTACAATGCCCTAACAATATCGTCGCCGCGAACCGGCCCGGTTGGAGTCCAACCTGGGGCGGTTTGATCGCATAGAGACGTGGGTTCCGTAGAGCGATTGGCGGGACAGAGCCGAGTTGGAGCTCGGCGGTCCTACGGGAAGAGCCGTCGCGGAGCGGGCGGGCGGTGGGCTTGGGTTCGTTCGGCGGGGTTGCGCTGGGTTCGTTTGGCGTAAAGGCGTCGGTGGAGGATGAGCGGTCGTCGGCGTGTGACGGCTCTCGCACGGCTTGGAAAGCCGTGTCACGGACAGCGGTCGCGAGGGGCGGTCTTGGGTTCGTTCGGCGGCGTCGCCTTGGGTTCGTTCGGCCATTGCCCTTGCGTTTCGATTCGGTGTTCGATGTTGGGCGTTCGATGTTCGATCTTCGCCGCCGGCGCCGGGTTCGTTCGGCCGGGCGGGAAGACGTTGGTGGGCACACGGTGGCGGGCACACGCCGTGTGCCCCTACGGATCGGGTTCGTTCGGCGGGGGTCACACGCCGTGTGCCCCTACGGGTTGGTGTCCGTAAGACGGTTTCAGTCGGGTGGTGCCAGGCGGGTCGCGCGGCGGTAAAACTGTCCGACAATGGCACTTCACTCCCGTATCGGACTGGCTGGCTGGGCGATGCTCGCATCGCTTGCCCTTTTTACTTCGTCGTTGTCGGCCGCGGAGGTGAAGAAGCCGGACGATCCTGTCCGGCATATCTTGCCGGTGTCGGACGAGCAGGCGCGCGACTATGCCCTGGACCGCTCGTTCTACAAGAAATCGACCCTGGTCGAGAATGTCCTGATCGCGTCGTCGGACAAGGTGTCGGATTACACGCTCCTGGAGGCGGCTTATCTGTTCAGCCAGATGATGAAACAGGTCAACCCCGCGATCGCCCAGCGGGTGCGCGACCGGAAAGTGCTCTGTCTCATCATCGGTCACAAGGAGTTGACGTCCGACCTTCCACAGTTCGCCAGCGACAAGAAGGGCAAGGAACTCGACTTCTACAACTGGCGGCAGCGCGGCTTTCTCAACATGGGCGTTAACGGTCATCCGACCGTCGTTTTCGCGGAGGAGGATGTGATGGAATACGAAGGCGGCATGCAGATCGAGAGCATCCTGGTCCACGAGTTCGGTCATGTCGTGGACGGGGCCGGCTTCGATCCGTCATTGAAGGAGAAGCTGACCGCGGCGTACGAGAACGCCAAGAAGACCGGGCTCTACCGCGACGGGTACGCCGCCCAGAAGTTCCGCCGGGTGACCAGCGAAACGCCGGTGCTGCTGCTCGATGCGCTGGTCGCTGCGTTCCCGACCAAGACCCGCGAGTTTCTCAAGGCGTGCCTGGACGGCGGGGACATCCTGGTCAACGGCAAGCCGGTCGATTCGGCCGTGCAGGTGACCGCGAAGGACAAGGTCGTCATTGTGTTTGGCGGCCCGAAGAACTGTTACGGGCTGACAAGCCGGGCCGAGTACTGGGCCGAGGGGTTTCAGAGCTGGTTCGATACCAACCGGACGATGGATCACGACCACAATCAGATCCACACCCGGGCACAGCTGAAGCAGTATGACCCGATGCTCGCCAAGCTGTGTGAAGAAGTCCTGGGCGATACCGGCTGGCGGTTTGTGTCGCCGCGCGAACGAGCCGGGAAGGACCACCTGAGCGGCTACGACCCGGCGACCGCGCCGACGGTCAAGAAGTTGGATCACATCGACCAGGCCGCCCAGGACTACTACGACAAGTACTGGAAGGACTACTGGCTTCGGTTGCACGAGAAGCACCCGGCGCGATGAGGTGCAGGCCGAACGGGCACACGCCGTGTGCCCCTACGGGGTCCAGGTGGTGCCGAGGTTTTTGCGGTCGGGGGGTTGAATGGCGGGGGGCTTGGGGAACTCGGCGAGCGCCAGGCCGGGTTCCGGCGGAATGCCCAGGTCGCCGCCCCAGAGGCGGTTGTCCTGCCAGGTGGGTTTTGCGGCGGGGTCAAAACGGGTGATGACCGCGCGCTTGCCCGCCCAGACGGTGTTGCGCTTGAACACGCAGTCGATCGGCGGGAGCGGCGCTTTGACGTCCTTGTCGGCGTAGCCGAGCGCGATGCTCTGTTTGCAGTCCACGATCGTGTTGCCTTCGATCGTGGCCCCCTTGACCTGGAAGTAGCCGCTGGCGGGAGAGCTGTCGATGCCGTTCTGAAGGCAGATCGCCGCGCGGGCCTCGTCGCCCCCGAGGCGTTCGAGGTGGTTGCCAACGACGCGGTGGTCTTCGCCGATCACGCGGATGCCGCCGGTGCCGGTCCGGCCGTTTCCGAGGAAGACGTTGTTCTCGACGAGACAGCCGTTGCCGTGGCGAAGGGTGAGGGTGCCCTGGCATTCGATGAAGGTATTGCCGCGGTAGATGTTGCCGCAGGACTTGTTGGAGATGCACTCGACTTCGCCGTCGCACTTTTCGAAGAGGTTGCCTTCGACGAGGCACTCGGCCTTCTGCATGGAGGTTTCGCTGACGCCGATGCGGATGATCTCGCCGCCGTTCTTGCCGAGGCGCGGACGCGGGCCGAAGTAGTTGTTGGTGATCTGGTGGCGGGGGGGCTGGCCTTCCGTCGCGGGGAGCCAGACGACCAGCAGCGTGCCGGCGCTGGACTTGCCTTGGAAGGAACACCGCTCGACGCAGTTGGCCGAGCCGTAGATCGAGAGCCATTTGCGGTCGGTTGAGTCTTTGGTTGGCGAGTCTTTGGATGGGGAGTCTTTGGTTGGGGTCGTCTCGGTGATGGCGCAGTTTCGGAGGACGCAATGGCTGGCCAGGCGTTTGGAATCGGCGCGGAACAGGATGATGTCCGACTTGACGGGTCGGCAGTTGTCAAACCAGAGGCCTTCGACGACGAGGTGTTCGCCGGCGATGCGGAGGCGGGACGTGCCGGTCAGGCGAACCTTGCCGGGTTCGGCAGCGCGAAGGGTGATGGGTTTCCCCGCTTCGCCGGTGCCGCGTAGCAGGAGGTCAGCGTCTTTCCATTCGCCGGCGCGGAGGACGATCGTGTCGCCGGGCCGGGCGGATTTGACGGCGTCGTTGAGGGCATCGACATCGGCGACGGGCAGCTCGGCGGCGGCACACCAGCCGCAGGAGAGGAGCAGCATGAACGCTGGCACGATTCGGGTAAGCATGGCTGCCGATCCTACCGCAATCGCCGCGGCCGGGAGGGGGTCTTGCGTCAGCCGATGTAGGCGATTCGACCCCTCGCGAAGCATGGAATCAATATTGAACATGCGAGATGAGGAGTGGATCGGGCGGATCGCGGAGCCCATACCTTCGCTCCAAGAAAATGTTGGCGCGGCCTCAGGTTTCCCTTGCATCGCGTTTGAGCATTTGATTAGATGTTTCCACGAGCACCACGTGAAGTCTGGTATCCGTGGTGCCAACAGCTTTGAGCGCTTCCGCGAGGTTTCCTCCCCCTTTCCCTCGCGGGAGATGCACCCCCGGCCCCCGGTGGCACCCCACACCGGGGGCACTTTGTTTCTCCACTTCGGGCCGTTTCTCTGCTTCGGCGCATTTCTCCGCTTCGTCCATTTTCTCCGCACGGCGCGTCGTTCCACGCTCACCCTGTTTCAGCGACCCGGTTCGGACGGCACTCCAGGGCCGGACGTGTTAACATGCCCGCGGCCCTTCGCACGGACGCGACATGAACCCACTCGACGCACGACACCTGGCGCTCAATCTCATGGCCCGTCACGGGCTTCACGACTGGCGATTCGAGTTCGACAACGCCCGGCGGCGGTTCGGCTGCTGCAAGTACCGGGCGAAGGTGATCTCGCTGTCGCGCCCGCTGACACTGCTCAACCAGGAACCGCAGATCACCGATACCATCCTTCACGAGATCGCCCACGCGCTGACGCCCGGAGACGGGCACGGAAGCAAGTGGCGGGCGGCGTGTGTGCGGCTCGGTGCGCGGCCTCAGCGGTGCTACGGCGACACGGAAGTGACCTCCCCGCCCCGGCGACCGGCCGCCTACCGATACGGGTGCGGCCCCTGCGCCTGGTGGGTGGACCGCAGACGCCTGGTCGCGAACCGTTACGTGTGCGGCAAGTGCGGAGGAAAACTGATTTACCACCACAAGGCGACCGGAAGGGCGTTCCGCGTGGAGCCGTTCCAGCGTGGGTCAAGGCTTGTCGAAGTCGTGCCGGACCGGACGCCACAGCTGCAATTACCGCAGCCGCAGAATTGGCCTTGATCGGCCTAAACGGACT is part of the Humisphaera borealis genome and encodes:
- a CDS encoding AraC family transcriptional regulator, with protein sequence MAESPKRVGIVVSPTNIFCRQVVHSVAAVGAKAGWEWLLAPTEGLPLLTDPDSTLDGVIGHLEGVPSSDLLFGPNVPVVDFSSSSVESETRRVTSDDMAVGRLAAAYLLSLGLTHYGYLGWRGRDDSSLREQGFLQTLVAAGFPCESFLWPAVGNATEQAQEPSAELVRWVSRLKKPVGVFATNDRRAVQMLAACRKLGIAVPESVAILGVENDEMFCELANPSISSIALSTQRIGYEAARMLERMMRTRQQKETRLLIPPAGVVPRASTRRTPIIDPDVAAAVRYIAMHVQDNIQVADVLHEVLVSRRSLDQRFLKALGRTPAQEISRAQLEVAKQALSQTGGSMDVVAAMAGFKNAKQLGATFRSSTGMTPTAYRQQSRI
- a CDS encoding SprT-like domain-containing protein, producing MNPLDARHLALNLMARHGLHDWRFEFDNARRRFGCCKYRAKVISLSRPLTLLNQEPQITDTILHEIAHALTPGDGHGSKWRAACVRLGARPQRCYGDTEVTSPPRRPAAYRYGCGPCAWWVDRRRLVANRYVCGKCGGKLIYHHKATGRAFRVEPFQRGSRLVEVVPDRTPQLQLPQPQNWP
- a CDS encoding SdrD B-like domain-containing protein translates to MSFLSAAAAIYQCRSRVLPARKPSRLIRRVAREQVERLEDRRLLSAAAVLGTAESFAALAGASVTNTGPTVLQGDLGVSPGNAITGFPPGIVNAPGTIHTTDAVAAQAEADALTAYNNLAGLATTATLTGQDLGGMTLVSGVYTFSSSAQLTGTITLDAQNNANAKFVFQIGSTLTTASASKVNVINAPPCFDDVYWQVGSSATLGSTTEFYGSIIALTSITLVTGASIVQGNALALNGSVTLDNNTISPDQCGTISGVKFDDTNGDGIRQPGEPGVTGVTIFLDSNGDNLLSSGEASTTTIAGGAYHFDDVVPGAYSVREVVPPGSIRTTVNPAAVTVPNRSDAPGGDFGNFRLGQIGGTTFDDVDGDGTQDAGDAGTPGVTVYIDTNGNNALDGGESSTTSGPGGTYTLTGVGPGPITVREVAPTDTTQTTTNPAPITTISGGSVPGIDFGNTPVPPTVPPVPPAVPGQITGIKFRDSDGDGIRQTGEPGLPGVALYIDTDGNGAYNDCDPCVITDANGTYVFTNVAPGSYVVREQVPAGWVQTTTNPGAVTVAGNVVSGGNFGNFQLGCLIGIKFQDTNGNGIRDSADPALARFTIYIDANGNNTLDSGERNTTTDADGTFAFSNVGPGTFRIREVVPSGWTQTTANPSPIVMTSGANVTSIRFGNRLTAVKQISGAKFQDTNGDGIRQAGEPGVASVTLYLDVNGNGQRDNGELSTLTDATGAYGFTNVTPGTYKVREAVPAGWVQTTANPAAVNVTATGTVVGGIFGDFQLGTIGGTKFQDTNGNAIRDSGEPGLAGVTIFIDSNLNGALNTGERYTKSDGNGTFSFANVGPGRYSIREVKPNGWTQTTANPAAILMTSGASILSVRFGNKPVAVRQVSGIKFNDYNGDGIRQSGEAGLSGVTLYLDANGNNLKDTGEITTLTDASGGYAFVNVAAGTYSVREVAPTGWIRTTANPGAIVVALAGGTIAGGTFGNFKLGSVAGKVTQDICDCPDVLPSAFGGVTVKLYRDVNGNGLIDAADGASSKSTVSAANGTYSFGSLTAGKYIVKATTAAGYTASGPTVYAINVSSGSLLTSRNFLQATVH
- a CDS encoding polysaccharide lyase 6 family protein, yielding MLTRIVPAFMLLLSCGWCAAAELPVADVDALNDAVKSARPGDTIVLRAGEWKDADLLLRGTGEAGKPITLRAAEPGKVRLTGTSRLRIAGEHLVVEGLWFDNCRPVKSDIILFRADSKRLASHCVLRNCAITETTPTKDSPSKDSPTKDSTDRKWLSIYGSANCVERCSFQGKSSAGTLLVVWLPATEGQPPRHQITNNYFGPRPRLGKNGGEIIRIGVSETSMQKAECLVEGNLFEKCDGEVECISNKSCGNIYRGNTFIECQGTLTLRHGNGCLVENNVFLGNGRTGTGGIRVIGEDHRVVGNHLERLGGDEARAAICLQNGIDSSPASGYFQVKGATIEGNTIVDCKQSIALGYADKDVKAPLPPIDCVFKRNTVWAGKRAVITRFDPAAKPTWQDNRLWGGDLGIPPEPGLALAEFPKPPAIQPPDRKNLGTTWTP